In the Hyphomonadaceae bacterium BL14 genome, one interval contains:
- the cysQ gene encoding 3'(2'),5'-bisphosphate nucleotidase CysQ, which produces MTTETDRLARVFADICARAAIPVMEVYATDFSADQKADRSPVTEADRRAEDVIVQALAGALPGVPVLAEESFEAGLRPDIAGEFILVDPVDGTKEFINKNGEFTINIALIRDRVPVAGCVYAPALSRIWLGGASAASASLAPGVAFDPATAQPIRTRPAPAGGLTAVMSRSHADAETRAFADKLGVTDTVSAGSSLKFCRVAEGAADVYPRFGPTREWDTGAGHAVLIAAGGAVTRPDGGPFLYGKTETDYLNGPFVAWAHGPR; this is translated from the coding sequence ATGACCACTGAAACGGACCGGCTCGCCCGGGTCTTTGCCGACATCTGCGCACGCGCCGCCATTCCGGTGATGGAGGTCTATGCCACCGACTTCAGCGCCGATCAGAAGGCCGACCGCTCGCCCGTGACCGAAGCGGACCGGCGGGCCGAGGATGTGATCGTGCAGGCGCTGGCCGGTGCCCTGCCCGGCGTGCCGGTGCTGGCCGAGGAAAGCTTTGAGGCCGGGCTGCGCCCGGATATCGCGGGCGAGTTCATACTGGTCGATCCGGTCGATGGCACAAAGGAATTCATCAACAAAAACGGTGAGTTCACCATCAATATCGCGCTGATCCGGGACCGCGTGCCTGTCGCCGGATGCGTCTATGCCCCGGCCCTGTCGCGGATCTGGCTGGGGGGCGCGAGCGCGGCATCGGCGTCCCTGGCGCCGGGCGTGGCGTTTGATCCGGCTACAGCACAACCCATCCGGACACGCCCTGCGCCCGCGGGCGGTCTGACGGCGGTGATGAGCCGGTCTCATGCCGACGCGGAGACGCGCGCGTTTGCCGACAAGCTCGGTGTGACCGACACGGTCAGCGCCGGGTCCTCGCTGAAATTCTGCCGGGTGGCGGAGGGCGCAGCCGATGTCTATCCGCGCTTTGGTCCGACCAGGGAATGGGATACCGGCGCGGGTCATGCTGTGCTGATCGCCGCGGGTGGCGCGGTGACCCGCCCCGATGGCGGCCCCTTCCTCTACGGCAAGACCGAAACCGACTATCTCAATGGGCCGTTTGTGGCCTGGGCGCACGGGCCGCGGTGA
- a CDS encoding alpha/beta fold hydrolase, with product MDGSGWIEAAYALWTGLPGWVQGAALTLLGVYALWTVLFLAQRRLIYFTDPTRIAPAEAGLTQAREIELKTRDGQTLVLWRADPAWEGAPHILYLHGNRRALWRRARFFRMFLAAGWGFTALAHRGFNGSTGRPGERVNVADAIFTLDQIAADGVDPLRVVVYGESMGSGTAIQVAAARAVGGVILHAPYDSFRDIVRARTGWLLPRALFRERYDSIRQIGRVTAPILWLHGDDDRVIPLARGRRLYDAARGPKYAALVKGANHFGIYTQQVFNQHIRFFCDSVARASTDPRLEGEMSVIDPVLPSEDARPEL from the coding sequence GTGGACGGGTCTGGCTGGATCGAGGCCGCGTACGCCCTGTGGACCGGCCTGCCGGGCTGGGTTCAGGGCGCGGCGCTGACGCTTCTGGGCGTGTATGCGCTGTGGACCGTGCTGTTTCTGGCGCAGCGCCGGCTGATCTATTTCACCGATCCCACCCGCATCGCCCCGGCCGAGGCCGGCCTCACGCAGGCGCGCGAAATCGAGCTGAAAACCCGCGACGGGCAGACGCTGGTGCTCTGGCGCGCCGACCCGGCCTGGGAGGGCGCACCGCATATCCTGTACCTGCACGGCAACCGGCGCGCCCTGTGGCGCCGGGCGCGCTTCTTCCGCATGTTTCTGGCCGCCGGCTGGGGCTTTACCGCGCTGGCCCACCGGGGCTTCAACGGCTCCACCGGACGGCCGGGCGAGCGGGTCAATGTGGCCGATGCAATTTTTACCCTGGACCAGATCGCGGCAGACGGCGTCGATCCCCTGCGCGTGGTGGTCTATGGCGAATCCATGGGGTCGGGCACGGCCATCCAGGTGGCGGCCGCCCGCGCCGTGGGCGGGGTGATCCTGCATGCGCCCTATGACAGCTTTCGCGATATCGTGCGCGCGCGCACCGGCTGGCTGCTGCCGCGGGCCTTGTTCCGTGAACGGTATGATTCCATCCGCCAGATCGGGCGGGTCACCGCGCCGATCCTCTGGCTGCATGGCGATGATGACCGGGTGATCCCGCTCGCGCGCGGACGCAGGCTCTACGATGCTGCGCGCGGCCCGAAATACGCCGCCCTGGTCAAGGGCGCGAACCATTTCGGCATCTACACCCAGCAGGTGTTCAACCAGCACATCCGCTTCTTCTGCGACAGCGTCGCGCGCGCCAGCACCGATCCGCGCCTGGAGGGCGAGATGAGCGTCATCGACCCGGTCCTGCCCAGCGAAGATGCGCGGCCGGAGTTATAG